A genomic region of Carettochelys insculpta isolate YL-2023 chromosome 7, ASM3395843v1, whole genome shotgun sequence contains the following coding sequences:
- the LGI1 gene encoding leucine-rich glioma-inactivated protein 1 isoform X1 — MGLPHLEYLFIENNSIKSISRNTFRGLKSLIHLSLANNNLQTLPKDIFKGLDSLTNVDLRGNAFNCDCKLKWLVEWLGSTNATVEDIYCENPPEYKKRKINSLSPKEFDCIITEFAVYESLPYQSLSVDTFSYMNDEHVVIAQPFTGKCIFLEWDHVEGSFRNYDNITGTSTVVCKPIIIETQLYVIVAQLFGGSHIYKRDIFANKFIKIQDIEILKIRKPNDIETFRIAEDWYFVVADSSKAGFTTVYKWNGNGFYSHQSLHAWYRDTDVEFLEIAGKPHLILSSSSQRPVIYQWNKGQTEFVKHLDIQDMEDVYAVKHFTVKENVYICLTRFIGDSKVMKWGGSAFLDLQRMPSRGSMVFQPLQINNYQYAILGSDYSFTQVYYWDTEKAKFVKFQELNIQAPRSFTHVSIDKRDFLFASSFKGTTLIYKHVIVDLSA; from the exons ATGGGCCTTCCTCATCTAGAATATTT GTTCATAGAGAACAACAGCATTAAGTCAATTTCAAGAAATACTTTTCGAGGACTGAAATCTTTAATTCATCT GAGTCTTGCAAACAATAATCTCCAAACACTTCCAAAAGACATATTCAAAGGGCTGGATTCTTTAACAAATGT GGATCTTAGAGGGAATGCCTTCAACTGTGACTGTAAACTGAAATGGTTAGTCGAATGGCTGGGTAGTACCAATGCAACAGTTGAAGACATTTATTGTGAAAATCCTCCAGAATATAAGAAACGCAAAATCAATAGCCTCTCTCCAAAGGAATTTGATTGTATTATTACAG AATTTGCTGTTTATGAATCCCTGCCAtatcagtctctgtcagtagataCTTTCTCATACATGAATGATGAGCATGTGGTTATTGCCCAACCTTTTACTGGAAAATGCATCTTTCTTGAATGGGACCATGTAGAAGGGTCCTTCAGGAATTACGACAACATTACAG GTACTTCAACTGTTGTTTGTAAACCCATAATTATTGAGACACAGCTGTATGTCATTGTTGCCCAACTCTTTGGTGGTTCCCACATTTACAAGAGAGATATTTTTGCTAATAAGTTTATAAAAATTCAAGATATTGAAATTCTTAAAATCCGAAAACCCAATGACATTGAAACTTTCAGGATTGCAGAAGACTGGTATTTTGTGGTTGCAGACAGTTCAAAAGCTGGCTTTACTACGGTTTACAAGTGGAACGGAAATGGCTTTTATTCCCATCAGTCTCTGCATGCGTGGTATAGAGATACTGATGTGGAGTTTCTTGAAATTGCTGGCAAACCTCATTTAATTCTCTCTAGTAGTTCCCAAAGACCTGTGATATACCAATGGAACAAAGGACAAACTGAATTTGTTAAGCATCTGGATATCCAAGATATGGAGGATGTGTATGCAGTGAAACACTTCACAGTGAAAGAGAATGTGTACATTTGTTTAACAAGATTTATAGGCGATTCCAAAGTAATGAAATGGGGAGGTTCAGCATTTCTGGATTTACAAAGAATGCCATCCCGAGGGTCAATGGTATTCCAGCCTCTTCAGATAAACAATTATCAATATGCCATTCTTGGAAGCGATTATTCTTTTACTCAAGTCTATTATTGGGATACTGAAAAAGCAAAATTTGTGAAGTTTCAAGAATTAAATATACAGGCACCAAGATCTTTCACACATGTTTCCATCGATAAACGAGATTTTCTCTTTGCTTCAAGTTTTAAGGGAACTACGTTGATTTATAAACATGTCATAGTTGACTTAAGTGCATGA
- the LGI1 gene encoding leucine-rich glioma-inactivated protein 1 isoform X2 produces the protein MGNASRPFRRIAYFLCLLSVLLLTEGKKSVKPKCPAWCTCTKDNALCENARSIPTSVPPDVISLSFVRSAFTKIPERSFLFTPSLQLLLFTSNSFEVISDDAFMGLPHLEYLFIENNSIKSISRNTFRGLKSLIHLSLANNNLQTLPKDIFKGLDSLTNVDLRGNAFNCDCKLKWLVEWLGSTNATVEDIYCENPPEYKKRKINSLSPKEFDCIITEFAVYESLPYQSLSVDTFSYMNDEHVVIAQPFTGKCIFLEWDHVEGSFRNYDNITVLRELR, from the exons ATGGGAAATGCCAGCAGACCCTTTAGAAGAATTGCTTATTTCCTATGCCTTTTATCTGTGCTTCTACTGACTGAAGGGAAGAAATCAGTGAAGCCAAAATGTCCTGCCTGGTGTACTTGTACCAAAGATAATGCTTTATGTGAAAATGCCAGATCTATTCCAACCAGCGTTCCGCCTGATGTTATCTCACT ATCCTTTGTGAGATCTGCTTTTACTAAAATCCCAGAAAGGAGTTTTTTGTTCACACCATCTCTGCAGCTCCT GTTGTTTACATCAAACTCTTTTGAAGTTATTAGTGATGATGCTTTCATGGGCCTTCCTCATCTAGAATATTT GTTCATAGAGAACAACAGCATTAAGTCAATTTCAAGAAATACTTTTCGAGGACTGAAATCTTTAATTCATCT GAGTCTTGCAAACAATAATCTCCAAACACTTCCAAAAGACATATTCAAAGGGCTGGATTCTTTAACAAATGT GGATCTTAGAGGGAATGCCTTCAACTGTGACTGTAAACTGAAATGGTTAGTCGAATGGCTGGGTAGTACCAATGCAACAGTTGAAGACATTTATTGTGAAAATCCTCCAGAATATAAGAAACGCAAAATCAATAGCCTCTCTCCAAAGGAATTTGATTGTATTATTACAG AATTTGCTGTTTATGAATCCCTGCCAtatcagtctctgtcagtagataCTTTCTCATACATGAATGATGAGCATGTGGTTATTGCCCAACCTTTTACTGGAAAATGCATCTTTCTTGAATGGGACCATGTAGAAGGGTCCTTCAGGAATTACGACAACATTACAG TTTTAAGGGAACTACGTTGA